A DNA window from Thermosynechococcaceae cyanobacterium Okahandja contains the following coding sequences:
- the thiC gene encoding phosphomethylpyrimidine synthase, with amino-acid sequence MVRSEWIAARKGQENVTQMHYARQGIITEEMHYVARRENLPPELIRDEVARGRMIIPANINHPNLEPMAIGIASKCKVNANIGASPNSSNLEEELAKLHLAVKYGADTVMDLSTGGGDLDAIRTAIINASPVPIGTVPVYQALESVHGNMDRLTADDFLHVIEKHAQQGVDYMTIHAGILIEYLPLVKNRITGIVSRGGGILAKWMLHHHKQNPLYTHFRDIIEIFKKYDVSFSLGDSLRPGCLHDASDEAQLAELKTLGELTRKAWEHDVQVMVEGPGHVPMDQIEFNVRKQMEECSEAPFYVLGPLVTDIAPGYDHITSAIGAALAGWYGTAMLCYVTPKEHLGLPNAEDVRNGLIAYKIAAHAADIARHRPGARDRDDQLSRARYNFDWNKQFELALDPDRAREYHDETLPADIYKTAEFCSMCGPKFCPMQTKVDADALAELEQFLAKDKVSV; translated from the coding sequence ATGGTGCGTAGCGAATGGATTGCGGCCCGTAAGGGGCAGGAGAATGTGACCCAGATGCATTATGCCCGCCAAGGGATCATCACCGAGGAGATGCACTACGTGGCGCGGCGCGAAAACCTACCCCCAGAACTCATTCGCGATGAAGTGGCGCGGGGGCGGATGATTATTCCCGCCAACATTAACCACCCCAACCTTGAGCCGATGGCCATCGGTATTGCCTCTAAGTGCAAGGTCAATGCCAATATTGGCGCATCTCCCAACTCCTCGAACTTGGAGGAGGAACTGGCCAAACTGCACCTTGCGGTCAAGTACGGAGCCGATACGGTGATGGACTTGTCCACCGGTGGCGGCGATCTCGATGCCATTCGCACGGCGATCATTAATGCCTCACCCGTGCCCATTGGGACGGTTCCGGTTTATCAGGCGCTTGAAAGTGTCCATGGCAACATGGATCGGCTGACGGCGGACGATTTCCTGCACGTCATTGAAAAGCACGCCCAGCAGGGGGTGGACTATATGACCATTCATGCGGGCATCCTCATTGAGTACTTGCCGTTGGTGAAGAACCGAATTACGGGCATTGTCTCCCGCGGCGGTGGTATCTTGGCTAAGTGGATGCTGCACCACCACAAACAAAACCCCCTTTATACCCACTTCCGCGACATTATTGAAATTTTCAAAAAGTACGATGTTTCCTTTTCCCTCGGGGATTCGCTGCGGCCGGGCTGTCTCCACGATGCCTCTGATGAGGCTCAATTGGCAGAGCTAAAAACGCTGGGTGAGCTGACCCGTAAGGCATGGGAGCACGATGTGCAGGTGATGGTGGAAGGCCCTGGCCATGTGCCCATGGATCAAATTGAGTTCAATGTGCGCAAGCAAATGGAAGAGTGCTCCGAAGCGCCCTTCTACGTCCTAGGCCCCTTGGTGACAGATATTGCCCCCGGCTATGACCACATTACCAGTGCGATTGGGGCAGCGTTAGCGGGTTGGTACGGCACCGCCATGCTCTGCTATGTGACACCGAAGGAGCACTTGGGTTTGCCCAATGCCGAAGATGTGCGCAATGGTTTAATTGCCTACAAAATTGCGGCTCATGCGGCAGATATTGCCCGTCACCGTCCGGGGGCACGCGATCGCGATGACCAACTTTCCCGTGCTCGCTATAACTTTGACTGGAATAAGCAGTTTGAGCTAGCGTTAGATCCGGATCGGGCGCGGGAGTACCACGATGAAACCCTGCCTGCGGATATTTACAAAACGGCTGAGTTTTGCTCGATGTGCGGGCCGAAATTCTGCCCGATGCAAACCAAGGTGGATGCTGATGCCTTAGCCGAACTGGAGCAGTTTTTGGCGAAGGATAAAGTCAGCGTCTAG
- a CDS encoding septal ring lytic transglycosylase RlpA family protein → MKKTLYIGLTTTALAVFGVLSDSRADTAPTTTSSAPAAETAVIASKVGERQATTPVTTRAIATLHRHEKQGREAITVYLRGIPILTFMGTSAAQPAGVKVAAANGAATPEQTTLSDAAQQATVLTARLNQLHEQGFDANLVRVRWDEQQQRYRIYADKEHLLTLNNQILLPQNQQRSDEQALRIANLIRRQLGNAPALTSIEGSENTIVAVGPIRMQLTGLASWYGPGFHGARTANGERFNQDAMTAAHKTLPFGTRVRVTNLHNGRSVIVRINDRGPFTPGREIDLSRGAAAAIGLIGAGVGPVRIDVLQ, encoded by the coding sequence ATGAAGAAAACGCTGTACATTGGTTTGACGACAACTGCGCTAGCAGTGTTTGGAGTGCTCTCTGACAGTCGTGCCGATACCGCCCCAACCACCACCAGTTCTGCGCCTGCGGCTGAGACTGCTGTGATCGCCAGTAAAGTGGGGGAACGTCAAGCCACTACGCCGGTGACAACCCGGGCGATCGCCACCCTGCATCGCCACGAAAAACAGGGTCGTGAAGCCATTACCGTCTATTTGCGGGGAATTCCCATTCTCACGTTCATGGGCACCAGTGCCGCCCAGCCAGCGGGGGTTAAAGTGGCTGCTGCGAATGGTGCCGCAACCCCTGAGCAGACCACCCTTTCTGATGCCGCCCAACAGGCAACTGTGCTCACCGCACGGCTGAACCAACTCCACGAGCAAGGCTTTGATGCCAACCTTGTGCGGGTTCGCTGGGATGAACAGCAGCAGCGCTATCGCATCTACGCCGACAAAGAGCACCTGCTCACCCTCAACAACCAGATTCTGCTACCCCAAAACCAGCAGCGCAGTGATGAACAGGCCCTGCGCATTGCCAACCTGATTCGGCGGCAGTTGGGGAACGCCCCAGCCCTTACCAGCATCGAGGGATCCGAAAATACGATTGTGGCGGTTGGCCCGATTCGGATGCAACTTACGGGTCTTGCCTCTTGGTATGGCCCTGGCTTCCACGGTGCCCGTACCGCCAACGGCGAGCGGTTTAACCAAGATGCCATGACCGCTGCCCACAAAACCCTACCCTTTGGCACCCGGGTTCGGGTCACCAATCTCCATAACGGGCGCTCGGTCATTGTGCGGATTAACGATCGCGGCCCCTTTACCCCTGGACGGGAAATTGACCTCTCCCGGGGTGCTGCGGCGGCCATTGGCCTGATTGGTGCAGGGGTTGGCCCAGTGCGGATTGATGTCCTGCAATAA
- a CDS encoding inorganic phosphate transporter, with protein sequence MVSLLSTDGGVILLVAIALLFDVTNGFHDAANAIATVVATRALSLRRALVVAAIANFGGAFLSTRVAVTLEQGILDSRQLGSHWLGVIGAALVGAMLWNLLTWYWGLPSSSSHALIGGLVGGAAAQGLAEAVAWPQLVQRVLIPMVVSPLLAIGVGMLFVALVEQWLHRWGNVPEDRWQRLQIMSGTLMAVAHGANDAQKTMGVITLALVSVGQLSLEAGIPLWVMASCALAIAIGTYGGGDRIIHTTGEKITALDPISGCIANLSAALTVAAASLAGVPVSTTQVVVGAITGAGYGRHPERGIHWQTWGRILVAWALTVPGSALMAATIGGGLTALILY encoded by the coding sequence ATGGTCTCCCTGCTCAGCACGGATGGGGGGGTGATCCTGCTAGTGGCGATCGCCCTCCTGTTTGACGTGACCAATGGGTTTCATGATGCCGCCAATGCGATTGCAACGGTGGTGGCAACCCGTGCCCTTTCGTTACGGCGGGCGTTAGTGGTGGCGGCGATCGCCAATTTTGGCGGTGCATTTTTAAGTACCCGTGTTGCGGTGACCCTTGAGCAGGGAATTCTTGACAGCCGCCAACTGGGTAGTCATTGGCTCGGGGTGATTGGTGCCGCCTTGGTGGGAGCTATGCTCTGGAATCTGCTGACCTGGTATTGGGGGCTGCCGAGTAGCTCCTCCCATGCCCTCATTGGTGGCTTGGTTGGTGGGGCGGCCGCCCAAGGCTTGGCTGAGGCTGTGGCTTGGCCGCAACTGGTGCAGCGTGTCCTGATACCGATGGTGGTGTCGCCGCTCCTTGCCATAGGGGTGGGAATGCTCTTCGTTGCCCTAGTCGAGCAATGGCTCCATCGTTGGGGCAATGTACCGGAAGACCGCTGGCAACGCCTGCAAATTATGAGCGGTACGTTGATGGCCGTGGCTCATGGTGCCAATGATGCCCAAAAAACCATGGGGGTGATTACGCTGGCCTTGGTGAGTGTTGGCCAGTTATCACTAGAGGCTGGCATTCCCCTGTGGGTGATGGCAAGCTGTGCGCTGGCGATCGCGATCGGCACCTACGGCGGTGGCGATCGGATTATCCACACCACCGGCGAAAAAATTACCGCCCTTGACCCCATCAGTGGCTGTATCGCCAACCTGAGTGCGGCGTTAACGGTAGCAGCCGCGAGCTTGGCCGGGGTTCCTGTGAGTACCACCCAAGTGGTCGTCGGTGCCATCACCGGCGCAGGCTATGGCCGTCATCCTGAGCGCGGCATTCACTGGCAAACGTGGGGACGTATTCTGGTGGCATGGGCACTCACCGTTCCGGGATCAGCCCTGATGGCCGCCACCATAGGCGGGGGCTTGACTGCGCTGATCCTTTATTAG